One window of Mastacembelus armatus chromosome 20, fMasArm1.2, whole genome shotgun sequence genomic DNA carries:
- the rdh12l gene encoding retinol dehydrogenase 12, like isoform X1 — protein sequence MQMLRSFFLSPWSSAERLDGKTVVITGANTGIGKETAIDLAKRGAKVIIACRDMEKAEAAVKDVIESSGNENVLCMKLDLADSRSIKEFADAINKGEPKLNILINNAGVMVCPYGKTADGFEMQIGVNHLGHFLLTHLLIDLIKRSAPARIINVSSMAHSWGSINLEDINSENGYDKNKAYAQSKLANILFTSSLAKRLEGTGVTAYSLHPGVVQTDLWRHLNGPQQFFMKIISPFTKNSVQGAQTTIYCAVEPSLEKESGGYYSDCAPANCSAAGKDNDLAQKLWELSCRMLSITWE from the exons ATGCAAATGTTACG AAGTTTCTTCCTGTCTCCCTGGTCTTCTGCTGAAAGACTTGATGGCAAAACTGTGGTCATCACCGGTGCCAACACTGGTATTGGCAAAGAGACCGCCATCGACCTGGCAAAAAGAG GGGCAAAGGTCATCATAGCATGCAGGGACATGGAGAAAGCAGAGGCTGCTGTGAAAGACGTCATCGAAAGCTCAGGCAATGAAAATGTCCTTTGCATGAAACTTGACTTGGCAGACAGCAGGTCAATAAAAGAATTTGCAGACGCCATCAACAAAG GAGAACCGAAACTTAACATCCTCATCAACAATGCCGGCGTGATGGTGTGTCCTTATGGGAAAACGGCAGATGGCTTTGAGATGCAGATCGGTGTCAATCACCTGG GTCATTTCCTCTTGACACATTTGCTGATTGATCTGATTAAAAGATCAGCACCAGCCAGGATTATCAATGTGTCTTCAATGGCTCACTCCTGGGGCTCCATCAATCTGGAGGACATCAACAGTGAGAATGGCTACGACAAGAATAAAGCCTATGCACAGAGTAAATTAGCCAACATCCTCTTCACCAGCTCGCTGGCCAAACGCCTAGAAG gcaCAGGTGTGACAGCATATTCTCTGCACCCTGGAGTCGTTCAGACAGATTTGTGGCGTCATCTGAATGGTCCTCAACAGTTCTTCATGAAAATTATTAGTCCATTCACCAAAAACTCTGTCCAGGGagctcagacaacaatttactGTGCAGTGGAACCATCACTGGAGAAGGAGAGCGGAGGATACTACAG CGACTGTGCTCCCGCAAACTGCTCCGCTGCTGGGAAGGACAATGACTTGGCACAGAAGTTATGGGAGCTGAGCTGCCGTATGCTCTCAATAACATGGGAATGA
- the rdh12l gene encoding retinol dehydrogenase 12, like isoform X2 codes for MQMLRFFLSPWSSAERLDGKTVVITGANTGIGKETAIDLAKRGAKVIIACRDMEKAEAAVKDVIESSGNENVLCMKLDLADSRSIKEFADAINKGEPKLNILINNAGVMVCPYGKTADGFEMQIGVNHLGHFLLTHLLIDLIKRSAPARIINVSSMAHSWGSINLEDINSENGYDKNKAYAQSKLANILFTSSLAKRLEGTGVTAYSLHPGVVQTDLWRHLNGPQQFFMKIISPFTKNSVQGAQTTIYCAVEPSLEKESGGYYSDCAPANCSAAGKDNDLAQKLWELSCRMLSITWE; via the exons ATGCAAATGTTACG TTTCTTCCTGTCTCCCTGGTCTTCTGCTGAAAGACTTGATGGCAAAACTGTGGTCATCACCGGTGCCAACACTGGTATTGGCAAAGAGACCGCCATCGACCTGGCAAAAAGAG GGGCAAAGGTCATCATAGCATGCAGGGACATGGAGAAAGCAGAGGCTGCTGTGAAAGACGTCATCGAAAGCTCAGGCAATGAAAATGTCCTTTGCATGAAACTTGACTTGGCAGACAGCAGGTCAATAAAAGAATTTGCAGACGCCATCAACAAAG GAGAACCGAAACTTAACATCCTCATCAACAATGCCGGCGTGATGGTGTGTCCTTATGGGAAAACGGCAGATGGCTTTGAGATGCAGATCGGTGTCAATCACCTGG GTCATTTCCTCTTGACACATTTGCTGATTGATCTGATTAAAAGATCAGCACCAGCCAGGATTATCAATGTGTCTTCAATGGCTCACTCCTGGGGCTCCATCAATCTGGAGGACATCAACAGTGAGAATGGCTACGACAAGAATAAAGCCTATGCACAGAGTAAATTAGCCAACATCCTCTTCACCAGCTCGCTGGCCAAACGCCTAGAAG gcaCAGGTGTGACAGCATATTCTCTGCACCCTGGAGTCGTTCAGACAGATTTGTGGCGTCATCTGAATGGTCCTCAACAGTTCTTCATGAAAATTATTAGTCCATTCACCAAAAACTCTGTCCAGGGagctcagacaacaatttactGTGCAGTGGAACCATCACTGGAGAAGGAGAGCGGAGGATACTACAG CGACTGTGCTCCCGCAAACTGCTCCGCTGCTGGGAAGGACAATGACTTGGCACAGAAGTTATGGGAGCTGAGCTGCCGTATGCTCTCAATAACATGGGAATGA
- the rdh12l gene encoding retinol dehydrogenase 12, like isoform X3, which translates to MDTFVTRTPKRAGDSTPADKNTTDRAKVIIACRDMEKAEAAVKDVIESSGNENVLCMKLDLADSRSIKEFADAINKGEPKLNILINNAGVMVCPYGKTADGFEMQIGVNHLGHFLLTHLLIDLIKRSAPARIINVSSMAHSWGSINLEDINSENGYDKNKAYAQSKLANILFTSSLAKRLEGTGVTAYSLHPGVVQTDLWRHLNGPQQFFMKIISPFTKNSVQGAQTTIYCAVEPSLEKESGGYYSDCAPANCSAAGKDNDLAQKLWELSCRMLSITWE; encoded by the exons ATGGATACATTTGTTACACGGACCCCTAAAAGAGCAGGCGACTCCAcgccagcagacaaaaacacgacagaca GGGCAAAGGTCATCATAGCATGCAGGGACATGGAGAAAGCAGAGGCTGCTGTGAAAGACGTCATCGAAAGCTCAGGCAATGAAAATGTCCTTTGCATGAAACTTGACTTGGCAGACAGCAGGTCAATAAAAGAATTTGCAGACGCCATCAACAAAG GAGAACCGAAACTTAACATCCTCATCAACAATGCCGGCGTGATGGTGTGTCCTTATGGGAAAACGGCAGATGGCTTTGAGATGCAGATCGGTGTCAATCACCTGG GTCATTTCCTCTTGACACATTTGCTGATTGATCTGATTAAAAGATCAGCACCAGCCAGGATTATCAATGTGTCTTCAATGGCTCACTCCTGGGGCTCCATCAATCTGGAGGACATCAACAGTGAGAATGGCTACGACAAGAATAAAGCCTATGCACAGAGTAAATTAGCCAACATCCTCTTCACCAGCTCGCTGGCCAAACGCCTAGAAG gcaCAGGTGTGACAGCATATTCTCTGCACCCTGGAGTCGTTCAGACAGATTTGTGGCGTCATCTGAATGGTCCTCAACAGTTCTTCATGAAAATTATTAGTCCATTCACCAAAAACTCTGTCCAGGGagctcagacaacaatttactGTGCAGTGGAACCATCACTGGAGAAGGAGAGCGGAGGATACTACAG CGACTGTGCTCCCGCAAACTGCTCCGCTGCTGGGAAGGACAATGACTTGGCACAGAAGTTATGGGAGCTGAGCTGCCGTATGCTCTCAATAACATGGGAATGA